Proteins encoded together in one Thermomonospora curvata DSM 43183 window:
- the pknB gene encoding Stk1 family PASTA domain-containing Ser/Thr kinase, protein MTQPRLLGGRYQLETVVGRGGMAEVYRAKDLRLDRVVAVKTLRSDLARDPVFQARFSREAQSAASLNHPSVIAVYDTGEDQVGDTSIPYIVMEYVEGNTLRDLLREGGRLVPERALEITDGILRALDYSHRGGIIHRDIKPANVMLTRNHEVKVMDFGIARAMADSAATMTQTAQVIGTAQYLSPEQARGERVDARSDLYSTGCVLYELLTGRPPFTGDSPVAIAYQHVREEPVPPSQLDPAIPQWCDNIVMKAMAKDPNLRYQSAAEFRADIQRALQGMPVSAPAASTMVMGGAAPQGTRVMSPVPGGPAGPGGVPPHTRMQHPVNTGYELPPVNYEDPEPSGRNGKKIAIWALVVALFIGGAALIGYALSSGGGKGGATASPSASVQMVEVPDVRNERRQDAEEELEEAGLKVGSVEEEYSDTVRRGRVISTDPAPGESVERGSEVSLVVSKGPEPPEQVAVPDVTGQPADAARQVLEASGFKVTQRSSPSSEVQEGMVIQTSPAAGTQAPKGSTITMIVSSGPENVRVPNVVGQTEADAVNTLRAAGLRVQVQVVPQRSPDQQVGTVVQQSLEPGREVLPGTTVIILVVQNPDGGDPGDDHGPPGGGGGGGG, encoded by the coding sequence ATGACTCAGCCTCGGCTACTCGGTGGCCGCTACCAGCTCGAGACAGTGGTCGGGCGTGGCGGCATGGCCGAGGTCTACCGTGCCAAGGACCTGCGGCTGGACCGGGTCGTCGCGGTCAAGACCCTCCGTTCCGACCTGGCTCGCGACCCGGTCTTCCAGGCCCGTTTCAGCCGGGAGGCGCAGTCGGCGGCCTCGCTGAACCACCCTTCGGTGATCGCGGTCTACGACACCGGCGAAGACCAGGTGGGCGATACCTCCATCCCCTACATCGTGATGGAGTACGTCGAGGGGAACACCCTGCGCGACCTGCTCCGCGAGGGCGGGCGGCTGGTTCCCGAACGGGCGCTGGAGATCACCGACGGCATCCTGCGGGCTTTGGACTACAGCCATCGCGGCGGGATCATCCACCGGGACATCAAACCGGCCAACGTGATGCTCACCCGCAATCACGAGGTCAAGGTGATGGACTTCGGCATCGCCCGGGCGATGGCCGACTCGGCCGCCACCATGACGCAGACCGCGCAGGTCATCGGTACCGCCCAGTACCTGTCGCCGGAGCAGGCCCGCGGCGAGCGGGTGGACGCCCGCAGCGACCTGTACTCCACCGGCTGCGTGCTGTATGAGCTGCTGACCGGCCGTCCCCCGTTCACCGGGGACTCCCCCGTGGCGATCGCCTACCAGCATGTCCGGGAGGAGCCGGTCCCGCCGTCCCAGCTGGACCCGGCCATCCCGCAGTGGTGCGACAACATCGTCATGAAGGCGATGGCCAAGGACCCCAACCTCCGCTACCAGAGCGCGGCGGAGTTCCGCGCCGACATCCAGCGGGCCCTGCAGGGCATGCCGGTGTCGGCGCCCGCGGCGTCCACCATGGTGATGGGCGGGGCCGCCCCGCAGGGCACCCGGGTGATGAGCCCGGTCCCCGGCGGCCCGGCGGGCCCCGGCGGGGTGCCTCCGCACACCCGGATGCAGCACCCGGTGAACACCGGTTACGAGCTGCCCCCGGTGAATTATGAGGACCCCGAGCCGTCCGGCCGCAACGGCAAGAAGATAGCCATCTGGGCGCTGGTCGTGGCGCTGTTCATCGGTGGTGCCGCGCTCATCGGCTACGCCTTGTCCAGCGGCGGCGGCAAGGGCGGGGCGACCGCCAGCCCTTCGGCGTCCGTGCAGATGGTCGAGGTGCCGGATGTCCGCAACGAGCGGCGGCAGGACGCCGAGGAGGAGCTGGAGGAGGCCGGGCTGAAAGTCGGCTCGGTGGAGGAGGAGTACAGCGACACGGTCCGCCGGGGCCGTGTGATCAGCACCGATCCGGCCCCCGGGGAGAGCGTCGAGCGCGGCAGCGAGGTCTCGCTGGTGGTCTCCAAGGGCCCCGAGCCGCCCGAGCAGGTCGCGGTCCCGGACGTCACCGGCCAGCCGGCCGACGCCGCCCGGCAGGTGCTGGAGGCGAGCGGTTTCAAGGTCACCCAGCGTTCTTCGCCCTCTTCCGAGGTCCAGGAGGGCATGGTCATCCAGACCTCGCCGGCCGCCGGAACGCAGGCCCCCAAGGGCTCCACGATCACCATGATCGTCTCGTCCGGCCCGGAGAACGTCCGGGTGCCGAACGTGGTGGGCCAGACCGAGGCCGACGCGGTCAACACGCTGCGCGCGGCCGGGCTGCGGGTGCAGGTGCAGGTGGTGCCGCAGCGGTCGCCCGACCAGCAGGTGGGCACGGTCGTCCAGCAGAGCCTGGAGCCGGGGCGTGAGGTCCTGCCGGGCACCACGGTGATCATCCTGGTGGTGCAGAACCCCGATGGCGGCGATCCCGGCGACGATCATGGCCCGCCGGGCGGCGGCGGTGGCGGTGGCGGCTGA
- a CDS encoding serine/threonine-protein kinase — protein sequence MTTADLVLDSRYRLLRRLATGGMGEVWEASDELLSRPVAVKLLRQEHVGNEQARARFRAEARYAAALQHSGIAQVYDYGEHDDLAYLVMELVSGESLSRILARQGALGVETTLDVVAQAARALQVAHSAGIIHRDVKPGNLMMTPSGVVKITDFGIARGLNVATLTQTGMVMGTAHYVSPEQASGQPITFATDLYSLGVVAYECLTGRPPFDAEQPVAIALKHVREAPPELPEEIPEAVRTLVRVLLAKNPEDRPPSAQAVADEAFRIHDALQAGEPVESSFRDLLAGSGASLPAHRFGDPFDDAFDDGYGDVRDGTSEVARTRLLDEAAGMEPATVRGSAVDALRPSGGLATWSELEDGETADTLTGVHPAGFSAAAGSRVAFAGTKVRVQRRTVVAIASVTAGVLALGAVAAGSLSRGPSAGIEETRDRVPSVVPEPSSLVPSRVPSPTGTPSLPAWPGPRPPGNNFTASTTPTPSASSTGRPRPSPTTGSPTPQGPSPTPSESGNSPDPSPPVEPPPEPEPEPEEPTTGDGLGSE from the coding sequence GTGACCACGGCCGACCTCGTCCTGGACTCCCGGTACCGGCTGCTGCGGCGGCTGGCCACCGGAGGCATGGGCGAGGTCTGGGAGGCCAGCGACGAGCTGCTCAGCCGTCCCGTCGCGGTTAAGCTGCTGCGCCAGGAACATGTGGGCAACGAGCAGGCGCGGGCCCGGTTCCGCGCCGAGGCCCGCTATGCGGCGGCCCTCCAGCACAGCGGCATCGCCCAGGTCTACGACTACGGCGAGCACGACGACCTGGCCTACCTGGTGATGGAGCTGGTGTCGGGGGAGTCGCTGTCGCGGATCCTGGCCCGCCAGGGCGCGCTGGGGGTGGAGACCACCCTGGACGTGGTGGCCCAGGCGGCCCGGGCGCTGCAGGTGGCCCACAGCGCCGGGATCATCCACCGCGACGTCAAGCCCGGCAACCTGATGATGACCCCGAGCGGGGTCGTGAAGATCACCGACTTCGGCATCGCCCGCGGCCTCAACGTCGCCACCCTCACCCAGACCGGCATGGTGATGGGCACCGCTCACTACGTCTCTCCCGAGCAGGCCTCGGGCCAGCCCATCACCTTCGCCACCGACCTGTACTCCCTGGGGGTGGTGGCGTACGAATGCCTGACCGGGCGGCCGCCCTTCGACGCCGAGCAGCCGGTCGCCATCGCCCTCAAGCATGTGCGGGAGGCGCCTCCGGAGCTGCCGGAGGAGATCCCGGAGGCGGTGCGGACGCTGGTGCGCGTCCTGCTGGCCAAGAATCCGGAGGACCGGCCGCCCAGCGCCCAGGCCGTGGCGGACGAGGCGTTCCGGATCCACGATGCGCTGCAGGCCGGCGAGCCGGTGGAAAGCTCGTTTCGCGACCTGCTCGCGGGCTCCGGCGCGTCCTTGCCCGCCCACCGCTTCGGCGACCCGTTCGATGACGCGTTCGACGACGGCTACGGCGACGTCCGTGACGGAACGTCCGAAGTGGCGCGCACCCGCCTGCTGGACGAGGCGGCCGGCATGGAACCGGCCACCGTCCGGGGATCCGCCGTGGACGCGCTGCGGCCGAGCGGCGGCCTGGCCACGTGGTCGGAGTTGGAGGACGGGGAGACGGCGGATACCCTCACGGGAGTGCACCCGGCGGGCTTCTCCGCCGCCGCGGGATCCCGGGTCGCGTTCGCGGGCACGAAGGTGAGGGTGCAACGGCGCACCGTGGTGGCGATCGCCTCGGTGACCGCCGGGGTGCTGGCGCTCGGCGCGGTGGCCGCCGGATCGCTGTCACGGGGCCCGTCGGCCGGCATCGAGGAGACCAGGGATCGTGTTCCATCGGTGGTCCCCGAGCCGTCCTCACTGGTTCCCAGCCGGGTACCATCGCCAACGGGCACGCCGAGCCTGCCCGCCTGGCCCGGTCCCAGACCTCCAGGCAACAACTTCACCGCGTCAACGACTCCGACGCCCAGCGCGTCCTCTACGGGGAGGCCCAGGCCTTCTCCGACAACAGGCAGTCCAACCCCCCAAGGCCCGTCGCCGACCCCTTCGGAGAGTGGCAACTCACCCGATCCATCACCACCGGTGGAGCCGCCACCGGAACCGGAGCCGGAGCCGGAGGAGCCGACGACGGGTGACGGGCTAGGTTCGGAGTAG
- a CDS encoding penicillin-binding transpeptidase domain-containing protein, translating to MNMDKPLRQVTVFALLLIGALMVQVNYIQGSQAEKLQTHPLNNRQYLDVFKRPRGKILAGGEVLVSSSKREDSENYARTYKDGEVFAPITGYFNGGAKGIERAYHSLLDGRDKRITNQRWFDQFIGRPAIGADVETTIIPDAQREAYRQLSRANPNLRGAIVVMDVKTGAIVVMASYPSYDPNEVAPQTGLKGAERLNELDGKPNKDGQVNERNRRLKPLINNAMEDTFSPGSSFKTLIAAGALEQGLNKSSTVPAPSTYTLPGTRTQMPNSHEGGACGGSGQAPLILTFAESCNTTYAILGVERLRTEGVLKLAEEFGFSKKIPVEPDMPTVESSFPDAGDDKTALASIGQGDNRATPLHMAMIAAAAANGGKIMKPYLVQRVRAADQSVIEEAEPEVYARPISKDTADQLADMMREVTRTGTAQGLGDVAGKTGTADIDGVEYNNRWFVGFAPAQEPRYAFAVFTQGLGSGGQAAGPIAVSVMREVLRK from the coding sequence ATGAACATGGACAAGCCGCTGCGGCAGGTCACGGTCTTCGCCCTGCTGCTGATCGGCGCCCTGATGGTGCAGGTCAACTACATCCAGGGCAGCCAGGCCGAGAAGCTGCAGACCCACCCGCTCAACAACCGGCAGTACCTGGACGTCTTCAAGCGCCCGCGCGGCAAGATCCTGGCCGGGGGCGAGGTGCTGGTCTCCTCCTCCAAGCGGGAGGACAGCGAGAACTACGCCCGCACCTACAAGGACGGCGAGGTCTTCGCGCCGATCACCGGCTACTTCAACGGGGGTGCCAAGGGGATCGAGCGCGCCTACCACTCGCTGCTGGACGGCCGGGACAAGCGCATCACCAACCAGCGCTGGTTCGACCAGTTCATCGGCCGGCCGGCGATCGGCGCCGACGTGGAGACCACGATCATCCCCGACGCCCAGCGCGAGGCCTACCGGCAGCTCAGCCGGGCCAACCCGAACCTGCGCGGCGCGATCGTGGTGATGGACGTCAAGACCGGGGCGATCGTGGTCATGGCCAGCTACCCCTCCTACGACCCCAACGAGGTCGCCCCGCAGACCGGGCTCAAGGGCGCCGAGCGGCTGAACGAGCTGGACGGCAAGCCCAACAAGGACGGCCAGGTCAACGAGCGCAACCGGCGGCTCAAGCCGCTGATCAACAACGCGATGGAGGACACCTTCTCCCCGGGGTCGTCCTTCAAGACGCTGATCGCCGCCGGCGCGCTGGAGCAGGGCCTGAACAAAAGCAGCACCGTGCCCGCGCCGTCGACCTACACGCTGCCCGGCACCAGGACCCAGATGCCCAACAGCCACGAGGGCGGCGCCTGCGGCGGCTCCGGCCAGGCCCCGCTGATCCTCACCTTCGCCGAGTCCTGCAACACCACCTACGCGATCCTCGGCGTGGAGCGGCTGCGCACCGAGGGGGTGCTGAAGCTGGCCGAGGAGTTCGGGTTCAGCAAGAAGATCCCGGTCGAGCCGGACATGCCGACCGTGGAGAGCTCCTTCCCCGACGCCGGTGACGACAAGACCGCGCTGGCCTCCATCGGGCAGGGCGACAACCGCGCCACCCCGCTGCACATGGCGATGATCGCGGCGGCCGCGGCCAACGGCGGCAAGATCATGAAGCCGTACCTGGTGCAGCGGGTGCGGGCCGCCGACCAGAGCGTCATCGAGGAGGCCGAGCCGGAGGTGTACGCCCGGCCGATCTCCAAGGACACCGCCGACCAGCTGGCCGACATGATGCGCGAGGTGACCCGCACCGGCACCGCCCAGGGCCTGGGCGATGTGGCCGGCAAGACCGGCACGGCCGACATCGACGGCGTCGAGTACAACAACCGCTGGTTCGTCGGCTTCGCCCCGGCACAGGAACCGCGGTACGCCTTCGCGGTGTTCACCCAGGGCCTCGGCTCCGGCGGGCAGGCCGCCGGGCCGATCGCGGTCAGCGTCATGCGGGAGGTTCTCCGCAAGTGA
- a CDS encoding FtsW/RodA/SpoVE family cell cycle protein encodes MSSAPEQLPDQVPVQHQPRKAACLALLIFAMVMTLAAFAEVGLARDGRIPAGLVGYGGGLAVLAGAAYYIQARFAPYADPLLLPLAVALNGLGLAMIYRLDLSTSKDVQDAIRDGKKVVTSGLASAGTQLQWTFVAILLFALTVLFLKDSKILQRYMYTLGACAIVLLLLPIVPGLGAEINGARVWIFIGPFSVQPGEFAKLLLVVFFAGYLVNKRQALSLVGKKIGPLSLPRARDLGPIMVIWLFGLGVLFIQKDLGTALLYFGLFVSMLYIATQRLSWVLIGVGMLALGVLVATQLPFLGHVNQRLSIWQNPDPYFDGGCLVGDKVVSVAPGTEPYIQAGNTIGSGLTACIRMGGEYADSAQLMKGLFALGEGGVLGKGLGQGEPWRTPLAFSDFIFDSMGEELGLTGLMVILLLYALIVQRGMKTAIAARDPFLKLFAGGVSFVLALQVFVIVGGVTRLIPLTGLTTPFLAQGGSSLMANWILIGILVRMSHQARQPAPQAIQDEGLTQVVSIR; translated from the coding sequence ATGAGCTCAGCCCCCGAGCAGCTCCCCGACCAGGTACCCGTGCAGCATCAGCCGCGCAAGGCCGCCTGCCTGGCGCTGCTGATCTTCGCGATGGTCATGACCTTGGCGGCGTTCGCCGAGGTCGGCCTGGCCCGGGACGGCCGGATCCCCGCCGGCCTGGTCGGCTATGGCGGCGGTCTGGCGGTGCTGGCCGGGGCGGCCTACTACATCCAGGCCCGCTTCGCCCCGTACGCCGACCCGCTGCTGCTGCCGCTGGCGGTGGCGCTGAACGGGCTCGGCCTGGCGATGATCTACCGGCTGGACCTGTCCACCAGCAAGGACGTCCAGGACGCCATCCGGGACGGCAAGAAGGTGGTCACCTCGGGTCTGGCCTCCGCCGGCACCCAGCTGCAGTGGACCTTCGTGGCCATCCTGCTGTTCGCGCTGACAGTGCTGTTTTTGAAGGACTCCAAGATCCTGCAGCGCTACATGTACACGCTGGGGGCCTGCGCGATCGTCCTGCTGCTGCTGCCGATCGTGCCCGGGCTGGGCGCGGAGATCAACGGCGCCCGGGTGTGGATCTTCATCGGCCCGTTCTCGGTGCAGCCGGGCGAGTTCGCCAAGCTGCTGCTGGTGGTCTTCTTCGCCGGGTACCTGGTCAACAAGCGGCAGGCGCTGTCGCTGGTGGGCAAGAAGATCGGCCCGCTGTCGCTGCCGCGCGCCCGGGACCTGGGCCCGATCATGGTGATCTGGCTGTTCGGGCTGGGCGTGCTGTTCATCCAGAAGGACCTGGGCACCGCGCTGCTGTACTTCGGGCTGTTCGTGTCGATGCTCTACATCGCCACGCAGCGGCTGTCGTGGGTGCTGATCGGCGTGGGCATGCTGGCGCTGGGCGTGCTGGTGGCCACCCAGCTTCCGTTCCTGGGCCACGTCAACCAGCGGCTGAGCATCTGGCAGAACCCCGACCCCTACTTCGACGGCGGCTGCCTGGTGGGCGACAAGGTCGTCTCGGTGGCGCCGGGCACCGAGCCCTACATCCAGGCCGGCAACACCATCGGCTCCGGGCTGACCGCCTGCATCCGGATGGGCGGCGAGTACGCCGACAGCGCCCAGCTGATGAAGGGCCTGTTCGCGCTGGGCGAGGGCGGTGTGCTGGGCAAGGGCCTGGGCCAGGGCGAGCCGTGGCGCACCCCGCTGGCCTTCAGCGACTTCATCTTCGACTCCATGGGCGAGGAGCTCGGCCTGACCGGGCTCATGGTGATCTTGCTGTTGTACGCGTTGATCGTGCAACGGGGCATGAAGACCGCCATCGCGGCCCGTGATCCCTTCCTCAAGCTCTTCGCCGGGGGCGTCTCGTTCGTCCTGGCGCTGCAGGTGTTCGTCATCGTCGGAGGCGTCACCCGCCTCATTCCGCTCACCGGTCTGACGACGCCCTTCCTGGCGCAGGGCGGCTCGTCCCTGATGGCCAACTGGATCCTGATCGGCATCCTGGTGCGGATGAGCCACCAGGCGCGCCAGCCCGCCCCGCAGGCCATCCAGGACGAGGGCCTCACCCAGGTGGTGAGCATCCGATGA
- a CDS encoding PP2C family protein-serine/threonine phosphatase, with translation MTIGIRYAARSDVGMLREGNEDSAYAGAHLLAVADGMGGHVGGEIASAAAIGELRKLDTDLPASELLGALEHTVKAANDKLHRIVESDPALQGMGTTLTAMLWSGTQVALVHIGDSRAYLLRDGSLFQITHDHTLVQSLVDEGRISPDEAASHPQRSLLLRALDGRGEVDPDLSLREAKVGDRYLLCSDGLSGVVTAETIFQVLSEYQDPEQAVHQLIDLANRGGGPDNITCVVADVIELPPGAPPPNQSPQAVGAAANVQHSELAELAGGSPPPPAPPSSDTPAGRAAQLRDTRPQPPVAVEEMPPPQAAPAPRREPQPMGRPPEPMPMAPPRAPRRRWTWLIVMVSVFVVLVGGGAAFAVYSMRNDGFYAQAENGMVVVYKGSPNSLLGLKLNSKAPAHQQPNPPIRVEDLPEALQSNLKSPGYVDLSGADGWKKLASQVCKYSLESVGDRIAVMRGSRQDGCKPTRIKESQVRLAELPASDRKAVQDGTLEFGDRQAALAKLEELDGRGRACSDDAAGSGIDDCPGGNNASDGVRRP, from the coding sequence ATGACCATAGGAATCCGATACGCCGCACGCTCCGACGTCGGCATGCTGCGCGAGGGCAATGAGGACTCGGCGTACGCGGGCGCACACCTGCTCGCGGTCGCCGACGGCATGGGGGGGCATGTCGGCGGTGAGATCGCCAGCGCCGCCGCCATCGGCGAGCTGCGCAAGCTCGACACCGACCTGCCGGCCAGTGAGCTGCTGGGCGCGCTGGAGCACACCGTCAAGGCCGCCAACGACAAGCTGCACCGCATCGTAGAGTCCGACCCCGCGCTGCAGGGCATGGGCACCACGCTGACGGCGATGCTGTGGTCGGGCACTCAGGTCGCCTTGGTGCACATCGGCGACTCGCGCGCCTATCTGCTGCGCGACGGCAGCCTCTTCCAGATCACCCACGACCACACGCTGGTGCAGTCGCTGGTGGACGAGGGCCGCATCAGCCCGGACGAGGCCGCCTCCCACCCGCAGCGTTCGCTGCTGCTGCGGGCGCTGGACGGCCGCGGCGAGGTCGATCCGGATCTGTCGCTGCGCGAGGCCAAGGTCGGCGACCGCTATCTGCTGTGTTCGGACGGGCTGTCGGGAGTGGTCACCGCGGAGACCATCTTCCAGGTGCTGTCGGAGTACCAGGACCCCGAGCAGGCGGTGCACCAGCTCATCGACCTGGCCAACCGGGGCGGCGGCCCGGACAACATCACCTGCGTGGTCGCCGATGTGATCGAACTGCCGCCGGGCGCGCCGCCGCCGAACCAGAGCCCGCAGGCGGTCGGCGCCGCGGCCAACGTCCAGCACAGCGAGCTGGCCGAGCTGGCCGGCGGCTCGCCACCGCCGCCGGCGCCGCCGTCTTCGGACACCCCGGCGGGCCGCGCCGCCCAGCTGCGCGACACCAGGCCGCAACCGCCGGTGGCGGTGGAGGAGATGCCGCCGCCGCAGGCCGCTCCGGCGCCCAGACGCGAGCCGCAGCCGATGGGACGCCCGCCGGAGCCGATGCCGATGGCCCCGCCGCGGGCGCCGCGCCGCCGCTGGACCTGGCTGATCGTGATGGTCAGCGTGTTCGTGGTCCTGGTGGGCGGGGGCGCGGCCTTCGCCGTGTACTCGATGCGCAACGACGGCTTCTACGCCCAGGCCGAAAACGGCATGGTGGTGGTCTACAAGGGGTCGCCCAACAGCCTGCTGGGGCTGAAGCTGAACAGCAAGGCCCCGGCGCACCAGCAGCCCAACCCGCCGATCCGGGTGGAGGACCTGCCGGAGGCGCTGCAGTCGAACCTCAAGAGCCCCGGATACGTCGATCTCAGCGGCGCCGACGGCTGGAAGAAGCTGGCCAGCCAGGTGTGCAAGTACTCGCTGGAGTCCGTCGGGGACCGGATCGCGGTGATGCGGGGCAGCCGCCAGGACGGCTGCAAGCCGACCCGGATCAAGGAGTCTCAGGTCAGGCTGGCCGAACTGCCGGCCTCCGACCGCAAGGCGGTGCAGGACGGGACGCTGGAGTTCGGCGACCGGCAGGCCGCCCTGGCCAAGCTGGAGGAGCTGGACGGGCGCGGCAGGGCTTGTAGTGACGACGCCGCCGGCAGCGGCATCGACGACTGCCCCGGCGGCAACAACGCCAGTGACGGAGTGAGGCGGCCGTAG
- a CDS encoding FHA domain-containing protein FhaB/FipA produces the protein MSEFTLTLIKLAFLAVLWLFVIAAVGVIRADMFGSSKAAARAAGRARAPRRTARPRQRPEGSRRPPQPAGPRRLVVTQGDRAGLTMELSPGVPITIGRANDATIVVADDYASSRHARLYAQNGQWIVEDLGSTNGTYLGRNRVNQPTPVPPGVPIRIGQTVIELRP, from the coding sequence ATGTCCGAATTCACCCTCACGTTGATCAAGCTGGCGTTCCTCGCGGTGCTGTGGCTGTTCGTCATCGCGGCCGTCGGCGTGATCCGGGCCGACATGTTCGGCTCCTCCAAGGCCGCGGCCCGGGCGGCGGGTCGTGCCCGGGCTCCCCGGCGCACGGCCCGTCCGCGGCAGCGCCCGGAGGGATCCCGGCGGCCCCCCCAGCCGGCCGGGCCGCGCCGGCTTGTGGTGACCCAGGGCGACCGGGCCGGCCTGACCATGGAGCTGTCGCCCGGTGTGCCCATCACCATCGGTCGCGCCAATGACGCCACGATCGTGGTCGCCGACGACTACGCTTCGAGCCGGCACGCCCGGCTTTACGCGCAGAACGGTCAGTGGATCGTGGAAGATCTCGGCTCGACCAACGGGACCTACCTCGGTCGTAACAGGGTGAATCAGCCCACGCCCGTCCCCCCCGGAGTTCCGATCCGTATCGGACAGACCGTCATCGAGTTGCGCCCATGA
- a CDS encoding FhaA domain-containing protein, which yields MGVLQRFERRLEGMVEGAFARAFKSELQPVEVASAVQREMDERAAIVAAGRTLVPNDFVVEISQADSQRLAVYADSLSQELANLAREYAKEQGYSFVGPVQVRFESAGDLATGLFRIRSGVVRGAIVEGGEIRKPASDIPQGRTGGFPGRPRLLVTTAQDVGPSTQQTYEITTPVTLLGRGTDCDLRLVDPGVSRHHAEIRVEGPEVVLVDLGSTNGSFVNGNPIRRVTLVDGARVTMGRTTLVFRRDRE from the coding sequence GTGGGTGTCCTACAGCGCTTCGAGCGACGTCTTGAGGGCATGGTGGAGGGTGCCTTCGCTCGTGCGTTCAAGTCGGAGCTGCAGCCGGTCGAGGTGGCCAGCGCCGTACAGCGGGAGATGGACGAGCGCGCCGCCATCGTGGCGGCCGGGCGCACACTGGTGCCCAACGACTTCGTCGTCGAGATTTCGCAGGCCGACAGCCAGCGGCTGGCGGTCTACGCCGACAGCCTGAGCCAGGAGCTGGCCAACCTGGCCCGGGAGTACGCCAAGGAGCAGGGCTACTCCTTCGTAGGACCGGTGCAGGTGCGGTTCGAAAGCGCCGGCGATCTGGCCACCGGGCTGTTCCGGATCCGCTCGGGGGTGGTTCGGGGGGCCATCGTCGAGGGCGGCGAGATCCGCAAGCCGGCCAGCGACATCCCGCAGGGGCGCACTGGCGGGTTCCCCGGCCGGCCGCGGCTGCTGGTCACCACCGCGCAGGACGTCGGGCCCAGCACCCAGCAGACCTATGAGATCACCACGCCGGTGACGTTGCTCGGCCGCGGCACCGACTGCGATCTTCGCCTGGTCGACCCGGGGGTCTCACGTCATCACGCCGAGATTCGCGTAGAGGGTCCCGAAGTCGTCCTGGTGGATCTAGGGTCGACGAACGGCTCTTTCGTGAACGGCAATCCCATCCGGCGGGTGACTCTCGTCGACGGGGCACGGGTCACGATGGGCCGGACCACTCTCGTGTTCCGCCGCGATAGGGAGTAG
- a CDS encoding WxL protein peptidoglycan domain-containing protein, whose translation MTKTAALTAGLALTAFLAAASPAASAAAPAEVSAAVPTAGRPGTAPDPRAGGMTWAVRPVGPKGPSGRDYFVYNASPGQTIKDEVAISNLSDRTLTFRVYATDAFNTADGSFALLTADRQPTDVGTWVKFDRGVQRVKAGRTVRVPFTLTVPHQATPGDHGGGVIASITQQETDAKGRLVNVDRRVAARIYLRVKGPITPSLQISDLRAEYSAPPVGSGRMKVTYTVRNTGNIRVTALARIRAQGPFGLPLGEQAARKVPELLPGNSYTFSEELDGILPAGRLTSSIRLSPTDAQSGAPLAARPIIRKSSIWNIPWLPLTAVLLLLAAVLYARRRRSGYAR comes from the coding sequence ATGACCAAAACGGCCGCCCTGACAGCCGGCCTCGCCTTGACGGCGTTCCTCGCCGCCGCCTCCCCGGCCGCATCGGCCGCCGCCCCCGCCGAGGTCTCCGCCGCCGTCCCGACGGCGGGCCGTCCGGGCACGGCCCCCGACCCCCGGGCCGGTGGGATGACCTGGGCGGTGCGTCCCGTCGGTCCCAAAGGCCCCAGCGGACGCGACTACTTCGTCTACAACGCCTCGCCCGGACAGACGATCAAGGACGAGGTGGCCATCTCCAATCTCAGCGACCGGACGCTGACGTTCCGGGTCTACGCCACCGACGCCTTCAACACCGCCGACGGCTCCTTCGCCCTGCTGACCGCCGACCGGCAGCCGACCGACGTGGGCACGTGGGTCAAGTTCGACCGGGGCGTCCAGCGCGTCAAGGCCGGCAGGACCGTCCGGGTGCCGTTCACGCTCACCGTGCCCCACCAGGCCACCCCCGGCGACCACGGCGGAGGCGTCATCGCCTCGATCACCCAGCAGGAGACCGACGCCAAAGGCCGGCTCGTCAACGTCGACCGGCGCGTGGCGGCCCGCATCTACCTGCGCGTCAAAGGCCCCATCACGCCTTCGCTGCAGATCTCCGACCTGCGCGCCGAGTACTCCGCCCCGCCCGTGGGCAGCGGCCGGATGAAGGTCACCTACACGGTCCGCAACACCGGCAACATCCGGGTGACCGCCCTGGCCAGGATCCGCGCCCAGGGTCCCTTCGGGCTGCCGCTGGGCGAGCAGGCCGCGCGCAAAGTTCCCGAGCTGCTGCCCGGCAACAGCTACACCTTCAGCGAGGAGCTCGACGGCATCCTCCCCGCCGGACGGCTGACCTCCTCGATCCGGCTGTCGCCCACCGACGCCCAAAGCGGCGCCCCGCTGGCCGCCCGACCCATCATCCGCAAGTCCTCGATCTGGAACATCCCATGGCTCCCGCTCACCGCCGTCCTGCTGCTCCTCGCCGCCGTCCTGTACGCCCGGCGCCGCCGCTCCGGGTACGCCCGGTGA